The Verrucomicrobiota bacterium genome has a window encoding:
- a CDS encoding DUF4157 domain-containing protein: MNVGAPLHRESERERGGVGECEGCKAKTNLQRRPSALNVAGHAPSIVHDVLRSAGRPLDKATRSFFEPRFGHDFSRVRIHANAKAAESANAVGALAYTVGEDVVLATTQHNPQTYPEKHLLAHELAHVVQQRNPHDDHPQDAEFATRTADSRGAPGQRAGVHGRAPIGIQRQSLDDAWKYVQSGGAQTAAQGTAPGSANNTAAIIAAQGTPLTKSVEMTHWSSEEEKQRFIQDYIRYAKEHGLSKQYADAIAAYPDAGPAAAKEPVTQPAAKGAARPSQPHVPPGIASLPKIQRPVATVQFQRLGFLGMGGLITVRPNTPSIQFGPDPTAGYNFDTYLVNMETGNPIPAQWLGGTRYRVLMGTPECPGCHFGTGIVVDLQGEHPLFILGSMALQAAPVLIDWAAARAAMAEQETALLARGGGRTGGGPPGAPPKPIPTPSDIGPGGKSLKSAGRTTPGTGGNQPASARALAQGEARAAPGPPLPAQQQEIADALLAEHPRLNPEVAKDAARGGASAAGKGGRGADVPLHNGGGREVSVHQTESPFTADSVGGHLQKEAMQAGTTEIYLQINSTGATRQGFLEMVPQLRNAYLELRGKFVKIFGPDGKVWWSGTFGGPK, encoded by the coding sequence ATGAATGTTGGCGCGCCTCTGCACCGTGAGAGCGAGCGCGAGCGCGGCGGGGTGGGCGAGTGCGAGGGGTGCAAGGCCAAAACCAACCTGCAGCGCAGACCCTCCGCCCTGAATGTCGCTGGCCACGCCCCGTCCATTGTGCACGACGTTTTGAGATCCGCGGGAAGGCCGCTTGACAAGGCCACTCGAAGCTTTTTCGAGCCGCGCTTCGGACACGATTTCAGCCGGGTCCGCATTCACGCGAATGCAAAGGCCGCTGAGTCCGCGAATGCCGTGGGCGCCCTGGCCTATACGGTCGGGGAAGACGTCGTTCTGGCCACCACGCAGCACAATCCGCAGACCTACCCGGAAAAGCACCTGCTCGCGCACGAATTGGCGCACGTGGTTCAACAACGCAACCCGCACGATGATCACCCTCAAGATGCCGAGTTTGCAACCCGCACCGCTGATTCCCGAGGCGCCCCGGGGCAGCGCGCGGGTGTTCACGGAAGGGCTCCGATCGGCATCCAGCGTCAGTCGCTGGACGACGCCTGGAAGTATGTCCAAAGCGGCGGCGCCCAGACGGCTGCGCAAGGAACAGCCCCCGGGTCTGCGAACAACACCGCCGCCATCATCGCCGCCCAAGGCACTCCGCTGACGAAATCCGTGGAGATGACGCACTGGAGCTCGGAGGAGGAGAAGCAGCGTTTCATCCAAGACTATATCCGCTATGCAAAAGAGCACGGCTTAAGTAAGCAATACGCCGATGCGATCGCCGCCTATCCGGATGCCGGTCCGGCCGCCGCAAAAGAGCCGGTAACCCAACCGGCAGCCAAAGGCGCTGCGCGACCATCGCAGCCGCATGTTCCGCCGGGCATCGCCAGCCTTCCAAAAATCCAGCGGCCAGTCGCTACGGTCCAGTTCCAACGACTGGGTTTCCTCGGTATGGGAGGTCTGATCACGGTCCGGCCGAACACCCCCAGTATTCAGTTCGGTCCCGATCCGACTGCCGGATACAATTTCGACACCTACCTGGTTAATATGGAAACCGGCAACCCGATTCCCGCCCAGTGGCTGGGAGGCACTCGCTACAGGGTGTTGATGGGCACGCCGGAGTGCCCGGGTTGTCACTTCGGCACTGGGATCGTCGTCGATCTACAGGGCGAACATCCCCTGTTCATATTGGGTAGCATGGCGTTGCAAGCGGCTCCGGTATTGATCGATTGGGCCGCAGCCAGGGCGGCGATGGCCGAACAAGAGACTGCCCTGCTGGCGAGAGGGGGCGGCAGAACGGGTGGTGGTCCACCGGGAGCTCCACCTAAACCCATACCAACACCCTCTGACATCGGGCCCGGCGGCAAATCGCTCAAATCAGCCGGAAGGACAACACCGGGAACGGGCGGAAATCAGCCCGCTTCAGCAAGAGCGCTGGCCCAGGGCGAGGCGCGGGCAGCGCCGGGGCCACCCTTACCCGCTCAGCAGCAGGAAATTGCCGATGCGCTCCTGGCGGAGCACCCCCGCCTCAATCCAGAGGTCGCGAAGGATGCCGCAAGGGGAGGAGCGAGCGCCGCCGGCAAAGGTGGCAGGGGCGCCGATGTTCCACTCCATAACGGCGGTGGGCGAGAGGTATCGGTTCACCAAACGGAGAGCCCGTTTACTGCGGATTCCGTCGGTGGTCATCTGCAAAAGGAAGCGATGCAAGCGGGTACTACCGAGATCTATCTGCAGATCAACTCAACCGGGGCTACCCGGCAAGGATTTCTGGAGATGGTTCCGCAGTTACGCAACGCCTACCTCGAATTACGCGGCAAGTTTGTGAAGATCTTTGGCCCTGACGGTAAAGTCTGGTGGAGCGGCACGTTCGGAGGGCCGAAGTGA
- a CDS encoding baseplate assembly protein has translation MSAHSTTPGANPTRYYGKYRGTVIENVDPQQLGRIIAEVPDVLGLTPSSWAMPCVPAAGIQAGCFVVPPLGSQVWIEFEQGNPDYPIWTGGFWGLIADVPAFAVVPPAIPPGQNILLQTTGQNMLLVSDAAPTPVTGGIVLKSATGAMIVVNDSGIYISNGQGATITLAGPAVDINLGALTVI, from the coding sequence ATGAGCGCTCATTCTACCACCCCGGGAGCTAACCCCACGCGGTATTACGGGAAGTACCGCGGGACGGTTATCGAAAACGTCGACCCTCAACAACTCGGCCGGATTATCGCCGAGGTACCGGATGTGTTGGGGCTGACGCCTTCCAGTTGGGCCATGCCCTGCGTACCGGCGGCGGGGATCCAGGCCGGCTGCTTCGTCGTGCCACCGCTCGGATCTCAGGTCTGGATCGAATTCGAGCAAGGAAATCCCGACTACCCGATCTGGACGGGAGGCTTCTGGGGGCTGATCGCGGATGTGCCTGCGTTTGCAGTCGTGCCGCCGGCAATTCCGCCCGGGCAGAATATTCTGCTCCAGACCACCGGGCAGAACATGCTCCTGGTGAGTGATGCGGCCCCGACCCCCGTTACGGGCGGCATCGTGCTCAAGAGCGCGACCGGGGCCATGATCGTGGTGAACGACTCCGGTATTTATATCAGCAACGGGCAAGGCGCCACCATTACCCTGGCCGGACCGGCCGTGGATATCAACCTCGGCGCGCTGACCGTCATTTAG
- a CDS encoding LysM peptidoglycan-binding domain-containing protein: MNYPLQALLKSGAIPAVAFPPNSRYYASATLSFTAPDGQTFTYLARRVVPRPGAPNYSTVATHTVKQGDRLDLLAAKYLGDPLLFWLLCDANGGIRPDQLVETPGATLNITMPQGVPGAANA, encoded by the coding sequence ATGAATTATCCGCTTCAAGCCCTGCTCAAGTCGGGGGCGATCCCGGCGGTTGCGTTCCCGCCGAACAGCCGGTATTACGCATCCGCCACGCTCTCATTCACGGCTCCGGATGGACAAACCTTCACTTATCTGGCTCGGCGCGTGGTGCCCCGGCCCGGCGCTCCAAATTACTCCACGGTCGCCACGCATACGGTGAAACAGGGAGACCGGCTGGACCTTCTGGCCGCTAAATACCTGGGCGATCCGCTGCTCTTCTGGCTGCTCTGTGACGCCAACGGCGGGATTCGCCCCGACCAACTGGTCGAGACCCCGGGAGCGACCTTGAACATCACCATGCCGCAGGGGGTACCCGGTGCCGCAAACGCTTAA
- a CDS encoding phage tail protein, giving the protein MALFPANQKRLDPYKNFKFRLKWDGKYVAGISKVSSFKRTTEVVEHREGGDPSTAHRSPGRSKFEPITLERGLTQDMSFHDWAGLVWNFGAGLGSEVSLANFRKDIYLEFYNEAGQLVIAYKIYRCWVSEYQALPDLDANANAIAIEHIKLENEGWERDTGVTEPAEPTLSSVTA; this is encoded by the coding sequence ATGGCTCTATTTCCAGCAAATCAAAAGCGCTTGGATCCCTATAAGAATTTCAAATTTCGACTGAAATGGGACGGCAAATACGTCGCAGGTATCAGCAAGGTCAGCAGTTTCAAGCGCACGACGGAGGTCGTCGAACATCGCGAGGGCGGTGATCCTTCTACCGCCCATCGGTCTCCCGGACGAAGCAAGTTCGAACCCATCACCTTGGAGCGAGGCTTGACCCAGGACATGAGTTTTCACGACTGGGCCGGGCTGGTTTGGAACTTTGGAGCCGGGCTGGGTTCAGAGGTTTCCTTGGCAAACTTCCGCAAGGACATCTACCTCGAGTTCTACAACGAGGCGGGGCAGTTGGTCATCGCCTACAAGATCTATCGGTGCTGGGTTTCCGAATACCAGGCGCTGCCGGACCTGGATGCCAACGCCAACGCGATCGCGATCGAGCACATCAAACTCGAAAATGAAGGCTGGGAGCGCGACACCGGCGTGACCGAACCGGCGGAACCGACATTGAGCAGTGTGACCGCCTAG
- a CDS encoding ATP-binding protein — MEAIEPETYWIEGNQAYLVAEFVRLKGLFESTSAEVPDGELNEARAALVIPPAIDRLAELFELSAFERDILLLCAGVEMEARIAALCAEALGQSQRTYLTFGLAMAVLPEPHWSALTPSRPLRRFRLVELGAGHGLTCAPLRIDERILHYLAGMNVLDSRLEPLLQARGAPECVTEDHELLAVRMARTFQSCAGRPPVLHLCGDDPHGQEDAAALAAHAAGRYLLVVRSEDIPAAGADWEQIARLWEREALLLPAALLIQCGSGGLTPSARRLTEILPGMIFVASREPARLEPSFLRFDVEKPAPAEQKRLWQMALGPAAAGFNGTLDAVSQHFKLSARTIFATGSRLRADQTVSQPQDLWQACRSLARPKLGDLAQRIVSSAGWDDLVLPELQKQTLRQIASQVRHRMTVYETWGFAAKDDRGLGVSALFTGESGTGKTMAAEVLAAELGLDLYRIDLSAVVSKYIGETEKNLKQVFDAAEDGGTLLLFDEADALFGKRSDVKDSHDRFANIEVSYLLQRMEAYQGLAILTTNLKSSMDRAFQRRIRFTVNFPFPDAAQREAIWIRVFPAKAPARSLDPKKLSQLNVAGGNIRNIALNAAFLAAESGCPVEMKHLLEAARLEAHKIERPLSETEIRGWI; from the coding sequence ATGGAAGCAATAGAACCAGAAACTTACTGGATCGAAGGCAACCAGGCTTACCTGGTGGCGGAATTCGTGCGGCTGAAGGGCCTGTTCGAGTCCACGTCTGCGGAGGTTCCAGACGGTGAGCTCAACGAGGCGCGCGCCGCATTGGTGATCCCGCCCGCCATTGACCGGTTAGCGGAGCTTTTCGAGTTGAGCGCCTTTGAGCGTGATATTCTTCTGCTTTGTGCCGGGGTGGAAATGGAAGCCAGGATCGCAGCCCTCTGCGCCGAGGCCCTGGGTCAGTCCCAGCGTACCTACCTTACCTTCGGCCTGGCCATGGCCGTATTGCCCGAACCGCATTGGAGCGCGTTGACCCCGTCCCGCCCTTTGCGCCGCTTCCGGTTGGTGGAATTGGGCGCCGGCCATGGGCTCACGTGTGCACCCTTGCGCATTGACGAGCGTATCCTGCACTACCTGGCTGGAATGAACGTCCTGGATTCGCGGCTCGAGCCGCTGCTGCAGGCCAGGGGCGCTCCGGAGTGCGTCACCGAAGATCATGAACTGCTCGCGGTCCGAATGGCTCGCACCTTTCAGAGTTGCGCCGGCCGGCCGCCGGTCTTGCACCTTTGCGGCGACGACCCGCATGGGCAGGAAGATGCCGCCGCCCTCGCAGCCCATGCCGCGGGACGCTACTTGTTAGTCGTGCGATCGGAAGACATTCCCGCCGCCGGAGCGGATTGGGAGCAGATCGCCCGCCTTTGGGAAAGGGAAGCCTTGCTTCTGCCCGCAGCGTTACTCATCCAGTGCGGTTCAGGCGGGCTCACGCCTTCGGCCCGGCGCCTTACAGAAATCCTGCCGGGCATGATTTTCGTCGCCAGCCGCGAGCCTGCGCGCCTGGAACCCTCATTCCTTCGATTCGACGTTGAGAAGCCGGCGCCGGCTGAGCAGAAGCGGCTCTGGCAGATGGCCCTTGGCCCAGCGGCCGCCGGTTTCAACGGCACCCTGGACGCCGTGTCGCAACATTTCAAGCTGAGTGCCCGGACGATCTTCGCGACCGGTTCCCGCCTCAGAGCGGATCAAACCGTATCCCAGCCGCAGGATCTCTGGCAGGCGTGCCGGTCCCTGGCCCGTCCGAAGCTGGGCGACCTGGCTCAGCGGATCGTTTCTTCCGCCGGTTGGGATGACTTAGTCCTGCCGGAGCTCCAGAAACAAACGCTCCGCCAGATCGCGTCCCAAGTGCGTCACCGGATGACGGTCTATGAAACGTGGGGCTTCGCTGCCAAAGATGACCGGGGACTGGGCGTCAGCGCGCTGTTCACCGGCGAAAGCGGCACTGGGAAGACGATGGCCGCCGAGGTGCTCGCCGCTGAATTAGGATTGGATTTGTACCGCATCGACCTTTCGGCCGTGGTCAGCAAGTACATCGGCGAGACCGAGAAGAACTTGAAACAGGTCTTCGACGCAGCAGAAGACGGCGGAACGCTCCTGCTGTTTGACGAGGCTGACGCGCTCTTCGGCAAGCGAAGCGATGTAAAGGATAGTCACGACCGCTTTGCCAACATCGAGGTGAGTTACCTGCTTCAACGGATGGAGGCCTATCAGGGCCTGGCGATTTTGACTACCAACCTCAAATCGTCCATGGACAGAGCGTTCCAGCGCCGGATACGGTTCACCGTGAACTTTCCATTCCCGGATGCCGCGCAGCGCGAAGCCATCTGGATCCGGGTTTTCCCGGCGAAGGCCCCGGCCCGTTCACTGGATCCCAAGAAACTCTCGCAGCTCAATGTGGCCGGGGGCAATATTCGAAACATTGCCCTGAACGCCGCGTTCCTGGCGGCGGAATCCGGGTGTCCCGTGGAGATGAAGCACCTGCTCGAGGCTGCCCGGTTGGAGGCGCATAAAATCGAGCGGCCACTGTCGGAAACGGAAATCCGCGGGTGGATATGA
- a CDS encoding GPW/gp25 family protein has translation MNLDFPYAFDGRGRTRESSPQDYITRLVEQVLFTSPGERVNLPDFGSGLLQLPFAPNSQEMIAATQFAVQGALQKWLSGYLRVQSVTAAAQDAVLTVTVTYTPLGTDVTQVQTFTYGGNA, from the coding sequence ATGAATCTTGATTTTCCCTATGCATTCGACGGCCGCGGGCGCACCCGGGAATCCTCGCCGCAGGACTACATTACCCGGCTGGTCGAGCAAGTGCTCTTCACGAGTCCCGGCGAGCGGGTCAATCTGCCGGATTTCGGCAGCGGGTTGCTCCAGCTTCCATTTGCTCCTAACAGCCAGGAGATGATTGCCGCAACTCAGTTTGCGGTGCAGGGAGCCCTCCAGAAATGGCTCAGCGGGTATCTGAGGGTCCAGTCGGTGACGGCCGCGGCCCAGGATGCCGTCCTCACGGTTACCGTCACCTACACGCCGCTCGGCACCGACGTGACTCAGGTCCAGACGTTTACTTACGGAGGTAACGCGTGA
- a CDS encoding phage tail sheath family protein produces MLDTHSNGTHGVFLLRRVDIFNLLCVPGETPRSAASAAVLAQLQAFCVAERAFLIIDSDLNDTHSNLKQNGPNSALLGANSTNAALYFPWIQAPDPLSGNRLTYFPPCGFVAGIYATTDTNRGIWKAPAGIDAGLTGASGLQYNLTDLENGDLNVQAINCLRQFRVYGSVVWGGRTLQGNDQAGSQWKYVPIRRLALYLESSLYEGTQWVVFEPNDERLWGQIRLNVTTFMQGLFLQGAFQGTTPAQAYFVKCDSENNPQSGIDQGIVNILVGFAPLYPAEFVVIQIQQIAGQLQT; encoded by the coding sequence ATGTTGGATACCCATAGCAACGGAACGCACGGCGTCTTTTTGCTGAGACGGGTGGACATCTTCAACCTGCTCTGCGTTCCCGGGGAAACCCCCAGGTCGGCTGCTTCGGCGGCGGTCCTGGCCCAGTTGCAGGCATTCTGCGTCGCCGAGAGAGCGTTTTTGATCATCGATAGCGACCTGAACGACACGCACTCTAACCTGAAGCAAAACGGCCCGAACAGCGCTCTCCTTGGCGCCAACTCAACCAATGCGGCGCTGTACTTCCCTTGGATTCAGGCGCCGGACCCTCTTTCCGGAAACCGCCTCACCTACTTTCCCCCGTGCGGCTTTGTGGCCGGCATCTATGCGACCACGGACACCAATCGCGGCATCTGGAAAGCGCCCGCGGGCATCGATGCAGGTTTGACCGGCGCATCAGGCCTGCAATATAACCTGACCGACCTCGAGAACGGCGATCTGAACGTGCAGGCCATCAACTGCTTACGACAATTCAGGGTCTACGGCAGCGTGGTTTGGGGGGGACGCACCCTGCAGGGGAACGATCAGGCCGGTTCGCAATGGAAATACGTCCCGATAAGGCGCTTGGCCTTGTACCTTGAGTCGAGCCTGTATGAAGGCACCCAGTGGGTCGTGTTCGAACCCAATGACGAACGGCTCTGGGGCCAGATCCGCCTCAACGTGACCACCTTCATGCAAGGACTATTCCTGCAGGGAGCTTTTCAGGGCACGACCCCCGCGCAGGCTTACTTCGTCAAGTGCGATTCGGAAAACAATCCGCAGTCCGGCATTGACCAGGGAATTGTGAATATCCTCGTTGGTTTCGCCCCATTATATCCCGCCGAATTTGTCGTGATCCAGATTCAGCAGATCGCCGGCCAACTTCAAACCTGA
- a CDS encoding DUF4255 domain-containing protein — translation MSNALAIAGTSAVLYQMLNNVFTGTGFGAVTVTALAPDIVQSLQESAPALQVNLFLHQVTLNTAWRNMDLPSVSADGRSRLRNQSLALDLHYLLTAYGRENFEAEALLGYAVQVLHQTPVLARSDIQAALTSLPSAGNTNLNGILDLAGLANQVEALKVTPATLGREEMAWLWTALKADYRPTYTFQVTVVLIQAEGTTNAPLPVATRGIAVQAGLLSSIVSVTPAGGRSAASPGDTVVVSGTGLANAVAVVLSSPYLGIRYGPIVPSSMTNASLQFVVPNVPAALNLSPPPTPLPPGVYSLFVQVQPPGLSAPVSSNSLPLAIAPRITSALPASVSGASFTLTPTCSPALLPRQQVSLILGSQEVSAVPFQSPTTTPTFKFTNIAPGTYLVRLRVDGIDSPVTYTPAPGSPFIRVT, via the coding sequence ATGAGCAATGCCCTCGCCATCGCCGGCACCTCGGCCGTGCTGTACCAGATGTTAAATAACGTCTTCACCGGTACGGGCTTCGGCGCGGTCACGGTCACGGCTCTAGCGCCGGACATCGTCCAAAGCCTTCAGGAGAGTGCGCCGGCCCTGCAGGTCAACCTGTTCCTTCACCAGGTGACCCTGAATACCGCCTGGCGGAACATGGATCTGCCCTCTGTCTCCGCCGACGGCAGGAGCCGCTTGCGGAACCAGTCGCTCGCGCTGGATCTCCATTACCTGCTCACCGCCTATGGCAGAGAGAATTTTGAAGCTGAAGCCCTTTTGGGTTACGCAGTTCAAGTCCTGCACCAAACGCCGGTCCTTGCCCGCAGCGATATCCAAGCCGCGCTGACCTCTCTTCCTTCCGCCGGTAATACTAACCTGAACGGCATCCTGGATCTCGCCGGGCTGGCCAATCAGGTGGAGGCGCTGAAGGTCACCCCTGCCACTTTGGGTCGCGAGGAAATGGCGTGGTTGTGGACGGCCCTGAAAGCCGACTACCGGCCCACCTATACGTTCCAGGTCACGGTCGTTCTGATCCAAGCCGAAGGCACCACGAACGCTCCGCTGCCCGTGGCAACCCGCGGGATCGCCGTCCAAGCCGGTCTGTTATCCTCCATCGTGTCGGTGACACCCGCAGGCGGCCGGTCCGCCGCCTCTCCTGGGGACACGGTAGTCGTCTCCGGAACCGGTCTGGCCAATGCTGTAGCCGTTGTTCTTTCCAGTCCTTACCTCGGAATCCGATACGGCCCGATCGTCCCGTCGTCGATGACGAATGCATCCCTCCAATTCGTTGTCCCGAATGTCCCCGCGGCATTGAACCTTTCTCCACCGCCCACTCCCTTGCCGCCGGGAGTTTACTCGTTATTCGTTCAAGTCCAGCCGCCGGGGCTTTCCGCACCGGTCAGCTCAAACAGCCTGCCATTGGCCATCGCGCCGCGAATCACGTCGGCGCTGCCCGCCTCCGTGTCCGGCGCATCGTTCACCCTTACCCCGACCTGCTCGCCTGCCTTGCTGCCCAGGCAGCAGGTCTCGTTGATCCTGGGCAGCCAGGAGGTTTCGGCCGTTCCCTTCCAGTCCCCCACGACCACGCCCACGTTTAAATTCACGAATATCGCTCCGGGGACCTATCTTGTCCGGCTGCGCGTTGATGGAATCGATAGTCCCGTCACCTACACGCCGGCGCCCGGCTCGCCTTTTATCCGGGTTACTTGA